The DNA sequence CCCGTACGCGGTCTCGCCCGCGTGCGCCAGGTTCACCGCGATGACGTCCAGGAACGGACCCACCCCGCCGCCGCGCACCACCAGCGGCACCACCGCGACCGTGCTCGCGAGCGCCGCCACCGCCGTGCCGGTCACCGCCACCCGCTGCGACCCGCGCACGAAAAGCAGCACCGCGAGCGGCAGGCCGAACTGCGGCTTGAGCCACGCCAGGGCCAGCGCGACCGCCGCCCACTTCGGCGCGTCGCGGCGGGCCAGCAACGCGCCCGCCGCGCCGACCGCGATCAGCGGGTTCACCTGGCCGACGTACAGCTGCGCCTTGCCGACCTGGCTGAGCACGAGCAGGGTCGCGATCACCGCGGTGCCCAGGGCGAGCGGCACGTGAGGGCGCAACCGGCCGGCGGCGAGCACCGCCAGGGCGACCAGCAGCACCAGGGACGCCAGCGTGAACGCCACCGCGCCGACCCGGTAGCCCGGCAGCGCGAACGGCGCGTGCAGCACCAGGTGGTAGGGCTGGTAGAGGTTGAAGGCCTGCCGCACCGGCCAGTGCTCGAACATCGTCGCCGGCAGGTACGGGTTGCCGCCCGCCAGGAACTCGCGGATCGGGAAGTACAGCGCGTCCCGGAAGTCCTGGAGGCGTTCCTCGGGCAGGTTGGCCCACGTGGGGACCGGCGCCTGCCACGACGGGCGCAGCGCGCGCCACGCCGCCGCCGCGCCGAGCACCGCCGCCAGCGCGGTGAGCAGCCGCGCCTTGTCCTTCACCACCGCGGTCTTCAGCACGTCACCACCGCCACCAGGGTCGCCGTGGCCGGCAGCGCGCCGACCACCGTCGCCAGCTCGTCCTGCGGTCCGCCGTCCGGCACGACCGCGATCACCGCGTCACCGTCGGCGGGCTCGCCGGTCTTGTCCGGCAGCTCCGCGGCCAGCTCCTCGGCGCGTTCGGCCAGGCCCGGCACCACGGCGACCACGCGCGCGGGCCGTGCCGACGCCTCGCACAGCAGCGCCAGCCGTCGCGCCAGGTCCGGGTCGTCGTCGGGCAGCACGGCCACCGGTCGTCGCACGCCACCGGCGGTGAGCGCGGCGCGCACCAGGTCGCGCGGCCGGGTCCGGCGCAGGTGTCCGACGGCGTGCGCGGCCAGGCCCGCCAGCACGCCGGCGATCAGCGCGAGGCCGTAGGCCAGCGGGCGGTCCGGTGCGACCTGCGTGGTCTCGGGCCGGTCGAGCAGGCGCAGCCGGGCGACGGGCGCGAACAGGCCGGCGTCCACCACGGTCTGCGCGATCCGGGTCGCGGCCTGCGCGGCCCGGTCGGCGGTGTCGGCCCGGACCGACAGCCGCGCCAGGCCGGACGCGGGCACGAGTTCCACGGACACGCGGCGCGCCAGGTCGTCGGCGGTGGTGCCCAGCTCGTCGGCCGCCGCCCGCAGCACCGTGGGGGTGCGGGCGACCTCGACCAGCGCGGGCAGCGACAGGGCGACCACCTCGCCGAAGCCGCCGGGCGGTGGCTGTTCCGGGTCGCCGACGGCCGGGACGGCGAGCAGACCGACGCGGCTCTCGTACTCCTTGCCCGCCACTTCGACGGCCACCACCACGGCGACCGCGACCAGCAGCGCGACCGCGACGCTGAACGCCAGGGGGCGCTTCAGGACGTCCGGGACGCGCAGGTCGCGCAACACGCTCAGATCCATCAGGACGCTCCTATCGCGGTGCGCAGCAGTTCGTCGTAGGACCGCATCAGCAGACGCGGGTCGTGCTCGCGGTGCACGGACGCCAGGCCTTCCTCGGCCAGTCGGGCACGCGCTCCGGGGTCGAACAGCAGCGACCTCAGCGCGTCGGCCGTCGCGCCCGGGTCGCGGCGCGGCACCACCAGCCCGCCGCCACCGGCCAGCGCCTGCCGCACGCCGTCCACGTCGGTCGCGACCACGGGACGCCCGGCGGCCAGCGACTCCAGCACCGCGACCGGCATGCCCTCCCAGTCGCTGGTGAGCACGGTGACGTCGGCGGCGGCGAGCAGGTCGGGCACGTCGCACCGGTTGCCCAGGAACCGGACCCGGTCGGAGATGCCCAGCTCGGCGGCGCGCTGCCGCAGCTCGTCGCGGAGGCTGCCGTCGCCCGCGAGCCACAGCACGGCGTCGTCGTCCACCTTCGCCCACGCCTCCAGCAGCACGTCGTGCCGCTTCTGGGGTTCCAGCCGGGCCGGGCACAGCGCGACCGGCGCGTCCGGCGCGACGCCGTGCACCGCGCGGACCGCGGTGCGGTCCACCCGTTCGGGTTGCGGGAACACCGCGTTCGGGATCACCACCGGGTCGGGCAGGCCCGCCGCGCGCAGCCGGTCGGCGGTGGCGTCGGCGACCGCGACGACCGTGCGGGAGGTGTGCTTGAGGATGCGCGCCGCGCCGGTGTAGTCGGTGTCCGCGACGCCGTGGAACACCGTCAGCAGCGGCAGTTTCCGCGGCAGCGCGGCCAGGCGCGCGACGAGGCTGGCGGACACGTTGTGCGCCAGCACGACCTGCGGCCGGAAGGTGCGGATCGCGGCCTTGGTGGCCGTGGTCGCGCGCAGCACACCGGTCGCCCTGCGCTGGGCCACCGGCACGGTGAACGTCGGCACGCCGCACGCGCGCAACGCCTCGGCCCGGTGCCCGCCGCCGCTGGCCACGGCCGACTGCCAGCCGTAGTGGGCGCCGGAGCGGGCCATCCCGGCGACGAGCGCTTCGGCGCCGCCGGTTCCCATCTCACTGATCACGTGGAGCACACGCAACGTCGCTCGTCCTCCTCAGACGCAGGTCGGCCGCGGCCACGACCGCGACCAGCGACCACAACGGCAGGTAGTACTGCTGGGACAGGAAGGTCGAGGCGACCACGACGGCGATCAGGGAGGCCTGCACGGCGAGGACCGGCATCGGGTCGGGGGTGGTGCGGCGCACGCGTTCGCTGACGACGGCGGTGAGCGCCAGGAGCGCGACGAACAGGGCGAAGCCGGGCACGCCCAGTTCGGCCGCGACCTCCAGGTACATGTTGTGCGCCACCGGGCTCTGCTCGTCGATCTCGGCGTTGCGGGAGGCGGCCGGGTAGCCCTCGCGGAACCCGCCCGGTCCGACGCCGAGGGCGGGGTGGTCGGCGACCATCCGCGCGGCGGCCTGCCAGCGCAGCTCGCGGGTGTCCACGTTGGTCCCGGCGACGTGGGTCTTCTCCCGCACCGCCCGGTCCAGCTCCGGGCCGGCGAACAGCACGGCGGCGACGCCGAGCACGGCCAGCGCGGCCACTCCGCCCGCCAGCGCCCGCAGCGGCAGCGCGCGGCGGGCCAGCAGCCACGCCACGGCGGCGGTGAGGGCGAGCGCGCCGCCCCGGGAGAACGTGGCCGCCGCGCCGGCCGCGAGGACGACGGCCGCCACGGCGGTCAGGGCGCGGTGGCGCAGGGCGACCAGCAGCGGCAGCGCGGCGACGAGGAAGTAGGCGAGGTCGTTCGGGTCCTCCAACGGGCCGGCGGCCCGCGTCTGCCCTTCGGCGACCATGCCGAGCAGCGCGCCCACGGCGGCGACGACGGCGCCCGCCACGCTCGCGGCGAGCACCGCGCGGACCGGCACCTCGCGGGACACGACGTCGATCAGCACCACGGCGACCACCAGGAACGGCAGCCAGCGCAGGGCGTACCCGGTCGCGTACGGGCCGCCCGCGTGCACCGCCCAGGACGCGAGCAGCACGACCGCGAGCGCGGCGAGGACCAGGTGCGCGGGGTGCGGCTCGGGGGCCCGGCGTTGCCGCACGCGCACGACGGCCCAGGTGGCGACGAGCAGCGCGGGCGGCACCTTGGCCAGGTGGCCGTGGACCTGCAGCAGGTAGCCCTCCAGCGGCGCGACGAACACCGTCGTGCAGGTCAGGGCCCGCACCAGCCAGGTCATCCGCCGCACCGCGCCAGCAGGTCCGGGTCGTGCTCGCGCAGGCCCGCGTCCAGCCGGTCGACGTGCGCGCCGGTGCCGACGACCTCGAAGTGGTGCGCCCGCAGCGCGCCGAGCACCCAGCCCAGGAACTCGACCTTCCGCGCGCCGGGCACCGCCATGCCGGGGAAGAACTCCATGCCGGGCGCCTCGGCCGCGCCGAGCACGTCCGTGGGGTGCAGCAGCAGCGACGGCTGGACGCCACGCGCCCGGCACAACCGCAGCGCCGCGGTGAAGTGGGCGCGGGCCAGCCGCGGCGAGAGCTGGTGCAGTTGCAGCAGGTACGAGCCGTGGATGGGGACGCGCAGCAGCGGCATGGTGGTGACCGGCAGCTCGACCAGGCCCGCGCCGACGCGCCAGCGGTAGGCGCGGTTGGGCGCGCGGACGCGGGCGAAGCCGCCGAACAGGTCGCGTTCGCCGCCGGTCGGCGCGGTGCGGTTGTGGTAGGCGCGGGCCAGCGGGCCGATCCAGGTGGGCAGGGTGCTGGCGTCGTAGCGGTAGCCGCGTTCGGCGAGCAGTTCGAGCAGGTCCCGGGTGACGCTGTAGCCGGGGCCGCGGAAGCCGGTCGGCCGGGGCGCGCCCGCGGCGACGAGGGCGTCCTCGGTGCGGGCGAGTTCGGCTTCGAGCCGGTCGCGGGTGTAGCGGTGCAGCCAGGGTTCGTGGCCGTAGGAGTGGTTTCCGATCTCGTGGCCGGCGGCGACGATGTCGGCGACGGCCCGCGCGCCGTCGTCCCGCTCGGCGTCCGCGCCGACGACGAACACGGTGGTGGTGAGGTCGTGCGCGCCGAAGACGTCGAGCAGGCGCGGCACGGCGGTGCCCAGGAAGCTCGGGCGGCGTTCCCACTCGGGGTCGCCGTGGGTCTTGAGGTAGGCCCAGAGGTTGTCGAGGTCGAGGGAGACGCTGGCGGTGTTCACCGGGCCGCCTCCGCCGGGGTCCTGGCGAAGCGGTCGGCGTAGCCGAGCAGCAGCACGCCGCACACGACGAGCCCGACGCCCAGCGCCACCCACCACTCGCGGCCGGGTGTGATCCGGTCGCCGAGGGCGGCGATGCCGATGATCGAGGTGAGCACGACGGTGGTGGCGTCCATGGTGGCCACGGTCGAGGTGGCCGAGCCGCGGCGCAGGGCCAGCGCGAGGTAGGACTGGCCGACGAGCGCGGCGGCGACCATCAGCCACGTCAACGGGTACAGCGGGAGGGTGGGCAGCGGTTCGTCGGCCAGGGTGCGGCTGGTGATGGCCACCACGGCGAACGCCAGGCCGGCGAGCGCGGCGAGCGGCACGACGCCGCCGATCCGCCGCTGCACCAGGACGAGCGCGATCACGGGGAGTCCGAACAGGACGATGCCGAGCCCCTGGGGCACGTCGTGCGCGGCCGAGGGGGTTGCCGCCGCGACGAGCAGCACCAGCCCGGTCGCCATCACCACGAGCACCACGACCTCGATCGCGCGGACCCGCCAGCCGAGCACGGCGATGCCGAACAGGGTCGCGAGGCCCACCGCGCACGACGACCCGGCCTGGACCAGGTAGAGGGGCAGCCGGGCGCGGGCCAGGAACGCCAGCGCGAACCCGCCGACCTGGCCCGCGAAACCGAGCAGGTACAGCCGGTCGCGGGCGAGCCGGGCGAGCAGCCCCAGCCCGCCGCCGCCTTCGCCGGCGCGACGGGACGCGATCGACTGGGCGACGACGCCCAGCGCGTACAGCACCGCGGAGGCGGCGAGTTCGAGGTAGCCAGTCACGCGACCCTTCCCTGGAGATGACGGCCCGTGGAGACAGCCGGCGCGCGGAAGCGGTCGGTGTGGTCCCGATATCGGAAGGGCAGCGTAGGACCCGCAGGTCCGCGCCACGTTCGAGCGATAGGCGACTACCCGATCGAGCGATCTTGCTGATCACGCAACGACATCCGGGCGAGTTGCCGGTTCGGCAACTTTCTTTGCCGGACGACCGGTGCCGCCCGCAGGATCGAGGCATGAACGCGACTGAGGAGTACTGGGAGACCTTCTACCGCGACCGGGACCAGGTCTGGACCGGCAAGCCCAACGAGCTGCTGGTCCGCGAGGTCGCGCACCTGGAGCCGGGCACGGCGCTGGACCTGGGCTGCGGTGAGGGCGGCGACGCGTTGTGGTTGGCCGAGCAGGGCTGGCGGGTGACCGCGGTCGACGTGTCCGCCGTCGCCCTGGCCAGGGGTGCGGCCCGGGCGGTCGAGCGGGGTGTGGCCGCGCGGGTCGACTGGCAGCGGCACGACCTGGCGCGGTCGTTCCCGACCGGGTCGTTCGACCTGGTGTCGGCGCAGTTCCTGCACTCGTCCGTGGCCGGCGAGGGTGAGCGGGAGGGCATCCTGGCGCGGGCGGCCGGGGCGGTGGCGCGCGGTGGTGTGCTGCTGGTGGTGGGACACGCGGGCTGGCCGACGTTCCTTCGGGACAACCCGCCGGTGGACGTGGTGTTCCCGACCAACGCCGACGTGCTGGCGTCGCTGCGCCTCGGCCCGGAGTGGGTGGTGGAGGTGGACGAGTCGGTCGAGCGGGAGCTGACCGGCCCCGACGGCGAGCACGGGACGCGCTCGGACATCGTGTTGCGCTTGAGGCGCGGCCAGGACGGGGTCAGGTGACCGCGCCGCGCTCGTGCAGCGCGGGCAGGCGCAGGCGGTCGCGGGTGGTGTCGTCGAACCCGTCCAGGAAGTCGTGCAGCGCGTCGGCGAGGTGGTCCAGCGAGCGCATCGCGTACAGCACCGGCTGGTACCCGGCCGCCGTGTAGGCGGTGTCCGCGACGCGTTCGACGGACCACGGCCTGATCTCGGCGCGGTGCAGCCGGCCCAGTTCGCCGTACGAGGACAGCAGCGCGGCCCCGTACGCCCTCGGCCGTCCCCGCTCGTGCGCGACGCCGTACTCCAGGGTGAACCAGTACACGCGGCTGATCAGGTCGAGGGCGTCCGCGCTGTCCACTCGGGACGCCGCCGCGCCGACCAGCCGGTACAGGTCGGCGAACCAGGGCGAGGACAGGTGCGTGCCGTGGCCGTACACGTCGTGCACGACGTCGGGTTCGGGTGTGTAGAGCGGCATCGCCGGGTGCCGCACGTACTGCACCGCGTGGAAGTACCCGCGCGCCATGGCACCCAGGAACCGCTTGTCCGGTACGAGCCCGCCGGCGAGGGTGAACCGGAACCCGGTGAGCGCGTGCAGGCGGTCGCCGACCTCGGCGTGCTGCGGCACGTGGTCGGCGGGGACGGGCGCGGCGTCCCGCGCCTGCAGCACCTTCCGGCACACGGTGTCCTCTTGGACCGCCGTCAGGGCGGTGTGGACCTGTCGCCAGGTCTCGTGCTCGCGCTCGGTGTAGGTGACCGGCGGCGAGGGCGCGCCCACCTCGTGGCCCTCGGCCGCCGCCACGATCGCGTCCCGGCGGCGCAGGTACGCGGGATCGCTCAGGCCGGGGTGCCGCCGCGCGGCGCCCAACCTCCCGCCCGGCGCCACCGGCGTCCGCGCGGGCGCCTCGATGGTTTCGCTCGTCATGCACGGTGCGTACCCGGGCTGTTCCGCCGGCACACGACAGGCGGATAGCGCTCACCCCGTCAGGTGACAGAACTTTCTCGCCCAACGGTGCCCACAGGACCGCGCGTCACAGGCGGGCGAGCAGGGTGGTGAGCGCCTGGCCGAGGGGCAGGTCGACGCGGACGGTCGCGTGGACGTCGCCCCTGGTCTCGCCCTGGTTGACGATGAGGACCGGCTTGCCCGCGGCGGCGGCGTGGCGGACGAACCGCAGACCCGACATGACGGTCAGCGACGAGCCGAGCACGAGCAGCGCGTCGGCGGCGTCCACCAGCCCGTAGCACCGCTCGACCCGCGGCCGGGGCACGTTCTCGCCGAAGAACACCACGTCCGGCTTGAGCACCCCGGTGCCGCAGTCGGCGCAGTCGACCAGCCGGAACGACCGCACCTCGTGCTCGGGCAGGTCCACGTCACCGTCGGGGTTGATGCGGGTCGCGGTCGCCTCGAACGCGGGGTTGGCGGCGCGGAACCGGCGGTCGAGGTCCTCGCGGGCGCTCACCGCGCCGCAGTCCAGGCAGATCACCCGGTCGAGGCTGCCGTGCAGGTCGACCACGTCCGGTGTGCCCGCGGCCTGGTGCAGGCCGTCGACGTTCTGCGTGATGACGCCGCAGAGGTGGCCGCGGGCGTGCAGCTCGGCGACGGCGCGGTGGCCGGTGTTGGGCGCGGCGCGGGCGATGGTCCGCCAGCCGAGGTGGCTGCGCGCCCAGTACCGGCGCCGGCCCGCCTCGCCGCCGACGAACTCGTCGTAGGTCATCGGGGTGTGCTTGCGCAGGCTGCCGGACGCGCCCCGGTAGTCCGGGATGCCGGACTCGGTGGACAGCCCGGCGCCGCTGAGCACCAGCACCCGCCCGGCGGCGACCACCCGCACGACCTCGTCCAGGCTGGTCGTGCGCGGCAGCGGCGCACCGGTCGGCGTCCAGCTCAGCGTCGGCCGTGTGCGCATGTCCCCACTTTACGTGCGGTCGGGAGCCGGGCCCGTGGACTCGCGGACCACCAGCTCCGGCGGGCGCACCTCGACCGGTTCGGCGTCGACCTCCCCGAGCGAGGCGAGCAGCACGCGGGCCGCCGCGCGGCCCAGCCCGACCAGGTCCTGGCGCACGGTGGTGAGCTGGGGGTAGACCAGCTCACCGAGCGGCAGGTCGTCATGACCGATCACGGACAGCTCGCCGGGCACGTCGACGCCCAGCCGGCGGGCCGCGCTCAGGCCGGCCACGGCCATGGAGTCGTTGGCGAACAGCACGGCGGTCGGGCGGCGCCGGTCGGCCAGCAGCGCGCTGATCGCGTCCACCGCGCCGGCGGCGGTGAAGTCGGAGACGAGCGAGTGGCTGGGTGCGAGGCCGCGGGCGGCCAGGGCGTCCTCGAACACGCGCCGCCGGTGGACGGTGTGCACGCGGTCCTCGGGGCCGGACACGTAGGCGACGCGGCGGTGCCCGTGCCCGACGAGGTGGTCGACGGCCGCGCGGATGCCGCTGCCCAGGCCGGTGGCCTGCACCGACGGCACCGGGTCGGCGCGCCACGGCGTGCCGACCAGCACGGCGTTCACGCCGAGGGTCCGCAGCAGCTCGAAGCGGGTGTCGCCGATCCGGCTCTCGGTCAGCACGACGCCGTCCACCCGGCGTTCGTCGGCCAGCCTGCGGTAGGCGGCCTCCTCGGGGTCGGGTTCCCCGGGGCCGGGCTGCTCGCCGACGATGTGCAGCAGCAGGCCGTACCCGAGCGGGGACAGCTCGCCCTCGATGCCGGAGATCAGCAGGCTGAAGTGCGGGTCGGCGCTGAGCAGGTCCGGCGAGCGCTTGGCGACCATGCCGATGGCGCGGGTCTTCGCCGAGCGCAGGGCGACGGCGGCGGCGGACGGGGTCCACTGGAGCTTGCTCGCGGCGGTGAGGACGCGTTCGCGGGTGGCCGCGGAGATGCTGCCCTTGCCGTTGACGACCTTCGACACGGCCGCCACCGACACCCCGGCGAGAGCGGCGACGTCGGTGATCGTCGGCTTGCGACCTGACACCCGGCAAACGTTACACCGGTTGCGCGGCTGACCTCGACAGACGCCAGGTTAAACGATATACCTGTGCCATGCAGCGCAAGTCCGCCAGGCTCGCCGGCCCCGACACCTGGGTGGGGGTCAACCACTGGTCGCGGACGGGCGGTCCGCTGATGTGGCGCCACTACGACCCGGCCGTGGTGGACGAGGAGCTGCGGGTGATGCGCGAGCACGGGATCGGGCCGACCCGCAGCTTCTTCCACTGGCCCGACTTCATGCCGACCGAGCACTCGCTGGACGGCGAGCTGCTCACCCGCTACGACGACTTCCTCGACCGGCACCACGCGCTGGGCATGCGGACCGTCC is a window from the Saccharothrix saharensis genome containing:
- a CDS encoding glycosyltransferase family 87 protein, which encodes MLKTAVVKDKARLLTALAAVLGAAAAWRALRPSWQAPVPTWANLPEERLQDFRDALYFPIREFLAGGNPYLPATMFEHWPVRQAFNLYQPYHLVLHAPFALPGYRVGAVAFTLASLVLLVALAVLAAGRLRPHVPLALGTAVIATLLVLSQVGKAQLYVGQVNPLIAVGAAGALLARRDAPKWAAVALALAWLKPQFGLPLAVLLFVRGSQRVAVTGTAVAALASTVAVVPLVVRGGGVGPFLDVIAVNLAHAGETAYGAVDSMTAQRVDAAAVFYRVTGWLPGGAEPLALAGVLVASAVLVRRLDRMGQPAAADLLTCLAVVAAIVHQPGDVLIAVPSLVAVCVVWWRRKCERDWRLGLSVVLLLVPFAHLHFVSEAVREVSSARVDVTVDGVAVVAAWALAAVFAATRRCSAVGTVRT
- a CDS encoding glycosyltransferase; this translates as MGTGGAEALVAGMARSGAHYGWQSAVASGGGHRAEALRACGVPTFTVPVAQRRATGVLRATTATKAAIRTFRPQVVLAHNVSASLVARLAALPRKLPLLTVFHGVADTDYTGAARILKHTSRTVVAVADATADRLRAAGLPDPVVIPNAVFPQPERVDRTAVRAVHGVAPDAPVALCPARLEPQKRHDVLLEAWAKVDDDAVLWLAGDGSLRDELRQRAAELGISDRVRFLGNRCDVPDLLAAADVTVLTSDWEGMPVAVLESLAAGRPVVATDVDGVRQALAGGGGLVVPRRDPGATADALRSLLFDPGARARLAEEGLASVHREHDPRLLMRSYDELLRTAIGAS
- a CDS encoding O-antigen ligase family protein → MTWLVRALTCTTVFVAPLEGYLLQVHGHLAKVPPALLVATWAVVRVRQRRAPEPHPAHLVLAALAVVLLASWAVHAGGPYATGYALRWLPFLVVAVVLIDVVSREVPVRAVLAASVAGAVVAAVGALLGMVAEGQTRAAGPLEDPNDLAYFLVAALPLLVALRHRALTAVAAVVLAAGAAATFSRGGALALTAAVAWLLARRALPLRALAGGVAALAVLGVAAVLFAGPELDRAVREKTHVAGTNVDTRELRWQAAARMVADHPALGVGPGGFREGYPAASRNAEIDEQSPVAHNMYLEVAAELGVPGFALFVALLALTAVVSERVRRTTPDPMPVLAVQASLIAVVVASTFLSQQYYLPLWSLVAVVAAADLRLRRTSDVACAPRDQ
- a CDS encoding polysaccharide deacetylase family protein, with translation MNTASVSLDLDNLWAYLKTHGDPEWERRPSFLGTAVPRLLDVFGAHDLTTTVFVVGADAERDDGARAVADIVAAGHEIGNHSYGHEPWLHRYTRDRLEAELARTEDALVAAGAPRPTGFRGPGYSVTRDLLELLAERGYRYDASTLPTWIGPLARAYHNRTAPTGGERDLFGGFARVRAPNRAYRWRVGAGLVELPVTTMPLLRVPIHGSYLLQLHQLSPRLARAHFTAALRLCRARGVQPSLLLHPTDVLGAAEAPGMEFFPGMAVPGARKVEFLGWVLGALRAHHFEVVGTGAHVDRLDAGLREHDPDLLARCGG
- a CDS encoding SAM-dependent methyltransferase, with product MNATEEYWETFYRDRDQVWTGKPNELLVREVAHLEPGTALDLGCGEGGDALWLAEQGWRVTAVDVSAVALARGAARAVERGVAARVDWQRHDLARSFPTGSFDLVSAQFLHSSVAGEGEREGILARAAGAVARGGVLLVVGHAGWPTFLRDNPPVDVVFPTNADVLASLRLGPEWVVEVDESVERELTGPDGEHGTRSDIVLRLRRGQDGVR
- a CDS encoding phenylalanine 4-monooxygenase yields the protein MTSETIEAPARTPVAPGGRLGAARRHPGLSDPAYLRRRDAIVAAAEGHEVGAPSPPVTYTEREHETWRQVHTALTAVQEDTVCRKVLQARDAAPVPADHVPQHAEVGDRLHALTGFRFTLAGGLVPDKRFLGAMARGYFHAVQYVRHPAMPLYTPEPDVVHDVYGHGTHLSSPWFADLYRLVGAAASRVDSADALDLISRVYWFTLEYGVAHERGRPRAYGAALLSSYGELGRLHRAEIRPWSVERVADTAYTAAGYQPVLYAMRSLDHLADALHDFLDGFDDTTRDRLRLPALHERGAVT
- a CDS encoding NAD-dependent protein deacetylase, which codes for MRTRPTLSWTPTGAPLPRTTSLDEVVRVVAAGRVLVLSGAGLSTESGIPDYRGASGSLRKHTPMTYDEFVGGEAGRRRYWARSHLGWRTIARAAPNTGHRAVAELHARGHLCGVITQNVDGLHQAAGTPDVVDLHGSLDRVICLDCGAVSAREDLDRRFRAANPAFEATATRINPDGDVDLPEHEVRSFRLVDCADCGTGVLKPDVVFFGENVPRPRVERCYGLVDAADALLVLGSSLTVMSGLRFVRHAAAAGKPVLIVNQGETRGDVHATVRVDLPLGQALTTLLARL
- a CDS encoding LacI family DNA-binding transcriptional regulator is translated as MSGRKPTITDVAALAGVSVAAVSKVVNGKGSISAATRERVLTAASKLQWTPSAAAVALRSAKTRAIGMVAKRSPDLLSADPHFSLLISGIEGELSPLGYGLLLHIVGEQPGPGEPDPEEAAYRRLADERRVDGVVLTESRIGDTRFELLRTLGVNAVLVGTPWRADPVPSVQATGLGSGIRAAVDHLVGHGHRRVAYVSGPEDRVHTVHRRRVFEDALAARGLAPSHSLVSDFTAAGAVDAISALLADRRRPTAVLFANDSMAVAGLSAARRLGVDVPGELSVIGHDDLPLGELVYPQLTTVRQDLVGLGRAAARVLLASLGEVDAEPVEVRPPELVVRESTGPAPDRT